A part of Desulfomicrobium baculatum DSM 4028 genomic DNA contains:
- a CDS encoding UbiD family decarboxylase produces MIYRNLKSCLDDLERTRQLVRIDELIDPCIEAGAIQRRVFQAGGPALLFTNVKDTKFPMAANIFGTLARTKFIFRSTLHRVEAMLSAKADPALVLKKPALWPGLALGAWHTLPKTVSGGPILDHTTSISELPQLISWPMDGGAYVTLPLVYSESPSKPGYMGSNLGMYRIQLSGNEFERDREVGLHYQIHRGIGYHHAEAIARKTQLPVNVFVGGPPAMTLAAIMPLPEGIAEMLFAGALGGHRVPMVKRPGELPMPAEADFCIRGYIDPAVQKPEGPFGDHLGYYSLAHDFPVMRVTEVLHRAGAIWPFTTVGRPPQEDTMFGAFIHELTAELVPQVFGGVHEVHAVDAAGVHPLLLAVGSERYVPYAGERQPQELITNGLSLLGTTQTSLSKYVILAAREDDPGLSCHDVPRFFRHVLERLDLSRDLHFITRTTMDTLDYSGISLNQGSKVLWTAAGNPKRTLATTLQGLTLPDGFSNPRFFAPGMLVLSGPPHAQPRDTFDPAMENLCQILARADLQGFPLIVVADDADFTAESWDNFLWVTFTRSDPATDTYGLNGFTHCKHWGCTSMVVDARLKTYHAPALSSVAEIEKKVDELALPGRPLYGII; encoded by the coding sequence ATGATCTACCGCAATCTCAAGTCCTGTCTCGACGATCTGGAGCGGACCAGACAGCTGGTGCGCATTGACGAACTCATCGACCCCTGCATAGAGGCCGGCGCCATCCAGCGCAGGGTTTTCCAGGCCGGGGGCCCGGCGCTGCTCTTCACCAACGTCAAGGACACGAAGTTTCCCATGGCCGCCAATATTTTCGGGACATTGGCGCGCACCAAGTTCATTTTTCGCTCCACCCTGCACCGCGTGGAGGCCATGCTTTCGGCCAAGGCCGACCCGGCTCTTGTTCTGAAAAAGCCCGCGCTCTGGCCCGGTCTGGCGCTGGGTGCCTGGCACACCCTGCCCAAGACCGTGAGCGGCGGCCCGATCCTGGACCACACCACCAGCATTTCAGAGCTCCCGCAGCTCATTTCCTGGCCCATGGACGGCGGCGCCTATGTGACCCTGCCGCTGGTTTATTCCGAGAGCCCGTCCAAGCCTGGGTACATGGGTTCGAATCTGGGCATGTATCGCATCCAGCTCTCGGGCAACGAGTTTGAAAGGGACCGGGAAGTGGGGCTGCACTATCAGATCCACCGCGGCATCGGCTACCATCATGCCGAGGCCATCGCGCGCAAAACGCAGCTGCCTGTGAACGTTTTCGTGGGCGGACCTCCGGCCATGACGCTGGCCGCCATCATGCCCCTGCCCGAAGGCATCGCCGAGATGCTCTTTGCCGGCGCGCTGGGCGGGCATCGCGTGCCCATGGTCAAGCGGCCCGGGGAGCTGCCGATGCCGGCCGAGGCGGATTTCTGCATCCGGGGCTACATCGACCCCGCCGTGCAGAAGCCCGAAGGTCCCTTCGGGGACCATCTCGGCTATTACAGCCTGGCGCATGATTTCCCGGTCATGCGGGTCACCGAGGTACTGCACCGCGCAGGCGCCATCTGGCCCTTCACCACGGTGGGCAGGCCTCCGCAGGAGGACACCATGTTCGGGGCCTTCATCCACGAGCTCACTGCCGAGCTTGTGCCGCAGGTTTTCGGCGGCGTGCACGAGGTTCACGCCGTGGATGCGGCCGGGGTGCACCCGCTTCTTCTGGCCGTGGGCAGCGAACGCTACGTGCCGTACGCGGGCGAACGCCAGCCGCAGGAACTGATCACCAACGGCCTTTCGCTTCTGGGCACGACTCAGACATCCCTTTCCAAGTACGTTATCCTCGCCGCCCGCGAAGACGATCCGGGCCTGTCCTGTCACGACGTACCCAGATTTTTCCGGCACGTGCTTGAGCGCCTGGACCTGTCGCGAGACCTGCACTTCATCACCCGCACGACCATGGACACGCTTGATTATTCGGGCATCAGCCTCAACCAGGGCTCCAAGGTGCTGTGGACGGCGGCCGGGAACCCCAAGCGCACCCTGGCCACGACCCTGCAGGGCCTGACCCTGCCGGACGGTTTTTCGAATCCGCGTTTTTTTGCCCCCGGCATGCTGGTTTTGTCCGGTCCGCCCCATGCGCAACCACGCGACACCTTTGATCCCGCCATGGAAAATCTGTGTCAGATCCTGGCGAGGGCGGACCTGCAAGGTTTCCCGCTGATTGTCGTCGCGGACGACGCCGATTTCACGGCGGAGTCCTGGGATAATTTCCTGTGGGTGACCTTCACCCGCTCGGACCCGGCCACGGACACCTACGGGCTGAACGGATTCACGCATTGCAAGCACTGGGGGTGCACGAGCATGGTCGTCGATGCCCGGCTCAAGACCTATCACGCTCCGGCGCTGTCCAGTGTGGCGGAAATCGAAAAAAAGGTGGACGAGCTTGCCCTGCCGGGAAGACCCCTGTATGGAATCATTTAA
- a CDS encoding FxsA family protein has translation MFGKLFLLFVLVPVAEIYLLVTVGGVIGALPTVALVILTALAGAHLARMQGMSTMLRIRENLDQGFMPAEELLDGVLIFLAGVVLLTPGFLTDIAGLLILLPATRNLFKQWLRKKFDEWRQNPNVHITFHR, from the coding sequence ATGTTTGGAAAGCTGTTTTTGCTTTTTGTGCTGGTGCCGGTGGCGGAGATTTATCTGCTGGTCACCGTCGGCGGCGTCATCGGGGCGCTTCCGACCGTCGCCCTGGTCATCCTGACGGCCCTGGCCGGAGCCCACCTCGCGCGCATGCAGGGCATGTCGACCATGCTGCGCATCCGCGAGAATCTGGACCAGGGCTTCATGCCCGCCGAAGAACTCCTCGACGGCGTGCTCATCTTTCTGGCCGGCGTGGTGCTGCTGACGCCGGGCTTTCTGACGGACATCGCAGGCCTGCTCATCCTGCTGCCGGCAACGCGCAACCTCTTCAAGCAATGGCTGCGCAAGAAATTCGACGAATGGCGGCAAAACCCGAACGTGCACATCACTTTTCACAGATAA
- the serB gene encoding phosphoserine phosphatase SerB has protein sequence MREIILIQIAGMDRDGLLAGIMGQLAQSGVTILDISQSVIHDDLSLGVLIEVPQENESSPILKDLLFWAHNQGLHLKFSPVTEDDYERWVGVQGRKRHIVTVLGRTITAENLAAMAAVITSHGLSIDCITRLSGRRSLANPPAMPRSCLEFSVRGTPEDISGMRAAFLDLSREQGIDIGFQEDNAFRRIRRLVCFDMDSTLIQAEVIDELAKRAGVGEEVAAITEAAMRGELDFSQSLRKRVSLLKGLPETVLQDVAATLPMTEGAERLIRTLKSLGYTIAILSGGFNYFGRRLQEHLGIDYVHANELEIKDGVLTGGLVGEIVDGAGKARLLKAIAAEEHISLSQVIAVGDGANDLPMLDVAGLGIAFHAKPVVRQGAGQAISNVGLDGVLYFLGLRDRETVDQLAGPEE, from the coding sequence ATGCGCGAAATTATTCTCATCCAAATCGCCGGCATGGACCGGGACGGCCTGCTGGCCGGAATCATGGGGCAACTGGCCCAGTCCGGGGTGACCATCCTCGATATCAGCCAGTCCGTCATTCACGACGACCTCTCCCTTGGCGTCCTCATCGAGGTGCCGCAGGAGAATGAATCCTCGCCCATCTTGAAAGACCTTCTTTTCTGGGCCCACAACCAGGGCCTGCACCTCAAGTTTTCACCCGTGACCGAGGACGATTACGAACGCTGGGTCGGCGTGCAGGGCCGCAAGCGGCACATCGTGACCGTGCTCGGGCGGACGATAACGGCGGAAAATCTGGCGGCCATGGCCGCGGTGATCACGTCCCACGGCCTGAGCATCGACTGCATCACCCGTCTCTCGGGCCGCAGGTCCCTGGCCAATCCGCCGGCCATGCCCCGGTCATGCCTGGAGTTTTCCGTGCGCGGCACCCCGGAGGACATTTCCGGCATGCGCGCCGCTTTTCTGGACCTGTCCCGGGAACAGGGCATCGACATCGGCTTCCAGGAAGACAACGCCTTTCGACGTATTCGCCGGCTGGTCTGTTTCGATATGGACTCGACCCTGATCCAGGCCGAGGTCATCGACGAGTTGGCCAAACGGGCCGGGGTGGGAGAGGAGGTCGCGGCCATCACCGAGGCGGCCATGCGCGGGGAGCTGGATTTCTCCCAGAGCCTGCGCAAGCGCGTCAGCCTGCTCAAGGGTCTGCCCGAAACAGTGCTGCAGGATGTCGCGGCGACCCTGCCCATGACCGAGGGCGCGGAGAGACTGATCCGCACCTTGAAGAGCCTGGGGTACACCATCGCCATCCTGTCCGGGGGGTTCAATTATTTCGGGCGCCGCCTGCAGGAGCATCTTGGCATCGACTACGTGCATGCCAATGAGCTTGAGATAAAGGACGGGGTCTTGACCGGCGGTCTGGTGGGCGAGATCGTCGACGGCGCGGGCAAGGCCAGGCTGCTGAAAGCCATCGCCGCCGAAGAGCACATTTCCCTGTCGCAGGTCATCGCCGTGGGCGACGGGGCCAACGATCTGCCCATGCTCGACGTGGCGGGCCTCGGCATCGCCTTTCACGCCAAGCCTGTGGTCCGTCAGGGCGCGGGACAGGCCATCTCCAACGTGGGGCTTGACGGCGTGCTCTATTTTCTGGGCCTGCGGGACCGCGAAACCGTGGATCAACTGGCCGGACCGGAGGAATAA